From Thermococcus barophilus MP:
AGGCTATTATTATGCAGTACATTGCAATTTTAGGATCAGTTATCCACCTGCTCTTCAAAAATTCCAAGTGCAGCTTTCCAAAAATAGTATTTAACACACCGCTTGAGGGATCATACATCCATGCCCACAGAGTTGCGGTAACTACAAATGACAGGGCAAACGGTAGGGCGTAAATTGTTCTGAATCCGCTCTCAAATCTGATTCTTCTGTCAAGCATGATCGCAAGGAGAAGGCCCATTAAAATCGAACCTGGCACAAAAAGAATCAGCAACAGAATGTTATTTTTCAGGGAAGTCCAGAAAACAGGGTCGTGAAAGAGCTGCTTATATTGAAGCAAGCCCACAAACCTATAAGACGGCAACAAACCTCTCCAATCAGTAAAAGAGATATAGATATTCCACAAGACAGCGACATACACAAAAATCCCCACAAGTATCAATGCCGGAGACAAAAATAAAAGGATGTAGGGAAGATCAGGGGATTTCCTCATTAAGTCCCCTCCATTCAGCTGAGCTTCCACTCCTTTATCTTGTTTGGAAGGAGGTCTTTCTTCATGGCATTGATTATTTCCGTCATTGCCTTGTTCACATCTTTGCTCGTTGCAAGTTCAGAGATTATGTCATTGAGATCAGCCGCAAATGCCTCTGGAACTGCACTTCCGTGAGCAATGCTCGGGATCATCTTTGTCTCCGGTGACTTAAGTTCCTTCATGAAAGCTTTCTGTATTGGGTCATACGGATCAGCGGGAGCGTCCATTCTTGGTGGTATCGACCCTTTTATTGGGTTGAACGTGTTCTGGGCTTCAACTGTTCCTATAAAGCTGAGCCACTTCTTAGCAGCGTCTGGATGGGCAGCCTTAGCTGGAAGGACGAATGTATCTATAACAAGGTCATAGACTCCAGCTGGTATTGGAATTGCCCCATAATCAACATCGGGCTTCCAGCCTTTTGCTTTGAAGTAACCGTTTGCCCAATCACCCATCAGAGTCATGGCAGCCTCTCCTTTGTAAACCATTGCACATGCCTCATCCCAAGTCTTTGCTGCATGGTCTGGATTTGAATATTCAATGTATTTCACAAAGTACTCAAGAACCTTCTTGAGAGTTGGATCGTTGTCGCTTATCTCGCCGTTTATGAACTTCTGGTAGTAATCAATTCCTCCCACTGCAACAAGCATGACTTCAAAGACCTGAGTCGCTGGCCACTTGTTTCTGTCACCGAGTGCAAATGGTGTGACACCGTTCTTTTTGAGCTTCTCAGCAACGGCAAAGAGATCGTCAATGGTCTTTATGCTCGCAGGATCAATTCCATATTTCTCAAATATCTTTTTGTTGTACCAGATGACATTGGCCCTGTGAACGTTGATAGGAACAGCATAATAGTGGTTGTTGAAGATCACCATCTGCTCAATGACATCTGGATAGTTCTTCTTCATGTCATCTGTCCAAATGTCATCAATTGGAGAAAGCTGGTTAGCTTTAATGTATCTCGCCATTTCGTAACCTGCATGAACCTGGAATGTGTCAGGGGGCTTTCCAGCAAGCATTAAAGACTGGAGGATCATCTTCATGTTAACTCCAGCCCCACCGCTCACAGGATTTGCTTTTATTTCGATGTTTGGATATTTTTCTTGGAACTTTTTAGCAAGAGCGTCAAAAGCCTCTTTCTCACCACCAGCAGTCCACCAGTGGTAAATTTCAAGAACTTCTTTTTGTGCCTGAGTTGCAGTGGGGGTTGTCTCCTTTTGAGAGATACACCCAGAAACTACTGCGGTTGCTAAAATTCCGATTATCAGATATACAAATAGCTGCCTTCTTTTGGACATAGAGAACCCCCCGTAGAGGGATTTCATGGGATTTTACGAAACTCAGCTTTAAATATTTATCGGTGATAGATTAAAGAGCTTTTAGTGTAAAAATCCGAGCTTTTGTGTTTTTGATTTTATTTCAATATGTGTCACTTAGGTTCCTTATTATACGTGAACCAATATTTGGAAGTTTACAAATGGTACAGTTTCTATTTAGTCAAAGTACTTACCACATCGTACTTAATAGCTCACCACCATAGAACAGCCACAGCAGAATTGCGGTGCTCATTGGAACTGTGAACTCATCCCAAGCTGAGTAGATGGGCAAGCTCTCCATGAATGTAGCAACTGAGGCAACGAATGCCAATAATCCAAGCCCATAAGAAGCCCCAACCACTTTGTGGGCAGTTATCAATGCAAAGATTGAGACAACGAACATCGTTAAGCTACCGATTACTGTTTTATTCTTGTTCCATGGAATTCTAACTCCACCAACTGCCTGCCCAACAATGGCGTTGAAGCAGTCGCCAAATGTAGAAACCCAAAGAGCTGCCAAAGCTATAAGTTTCGGAAAGACGGTGCATATCATTCCCATAGTCACCCAGAAGAGAAAGCTCCCCATGTAGTGATTCCCTTCGAGCTCATCCTTCCTGGCCATCTGTCTGTAGCTAATCTCAGCAATTGGAACCTTAATTTTCCAGCCCTTTCTCAGCTTGAGATGCTGCAGGGTGTAGATGAATGCTAAGAACCATACAACAAAAAGGGTGATATACTTTGGTGTGAAGAGTATTATTGGCGCTCCCAAGATGCCGGGGGAAATATGCCAAAGCTTTCTAACTAATTCACGCCTGCCAATTCTGCTTTCAATTTTACTGAAGACTTTTGATTTAAATTTCAGCGGCATAAATCTCGCTTCCATATAAATATTTAGGAAAAAGGCAATATTTAAAGTTTTCTTCAAATGTTAATAAAAGCTTCGACAATTGTCAATCTTTCCAAGTTTTTCTCTCCTTATTTACTGGAGCAATGACATTCTCATAAAACTCCCTAAGCTTTCTCGTATGCTCTTCAACCCATTCTCCGCTAACCTTCCTTCTTGCAACCCCCTCCTTCATAGCCTGCTCTGCCACAGCCCTCGCTTCTCTCGGATAGACTTCTGGGTTTAAAGGAGATGGAATTATGTATTCCTCAGTGAGTTCCTCATCGCCTACAACACTTGCTATTGCCTTTGCCGCCTCAATTATCATAGTATCAGTTATTGTCTTTGCCCTAACATCCAAAGCTCCTCTAAAAATTCCTGGAAAGCCGAGGACGTTGTTAATCTGGTTGGGATAGTCACTCCTCCCAGTTGCAACTATTTTAGCCCCAGCTTTTTTAGCTTCATCAGGGAGTATTTCAGGAACCGGATTAGCCAATGGGAACACAATAGCATCATCGTTCATTTTTGCAATCCATTCGGGCTTTATAACTCCTGGACCAGGCTTTGTGAAGGAAATCAGAACATCAGCTCCATTTACAGCCTCTTCTGGACCACCTGTGATTTCTTCAGCATTTGTTTTGCTCAAAAGCCAGCCCCTGTAAGGGAACAATTTTTCCAAATCCATGTCGCTTGTTAAGACAGTCGGCTTGCCATTAACGAGCTCAACAACCCTGACATTCCCCGGTTTTACTCCAGCTTTTGTTAGAATCCTCAAAGTTGCAAAACCTGCAGCGCCGGCACCAAATAAAGCTATCGTAGTTTCGTCAAGCTTTTTCCCAACAACCTTCAGAGCATTCAAAAGTCCAGCTAAGACAACAGCCGCTGTTCCCTGCTGGTCGTCGTGAAAGACTGGAATGTCAAGCTCTTTCCTAAGCCGTTCAAGAATGTAAAAGCACTTCGGTGAAGCTATATCCTCAAGGTTTATGCCTCCAAAAGTCGGTGCTATTGCTTTGACAATTTCGATGAACTTGTCTGGATCCTGCTCGTCAATCATTATTGGAAACGCATCAACGCCACCAAAGTGTTTGAAGAGAAGAGCCTTACCTTCCATGACAGGTAAGCCCGCTAAGGCCCCAATGTTACCTAAACCTAAAATCCTGCTCCCATCACTCACTACTGCCACAAGGTTGCCTTTGCTTGTGTATTCATAAACATCATCTGGATTTTTAGCTATCTCTTTGCAGGGCTCAGCAACCCCAGGTGTATAGGCTAAGCTCAAATCATGCTTATCTTTGAGAGAAACCTTTGGAATAACCTCAATTTTACCATTTCCAGGGAAATTGCCTCTATGGAAAGATAGGGCTTTTTCTTTAAGCTTTTTTCTTTGCTCATTATCAGCCATGTTAATCCCCCACATGTAACACTATATCTTTTAGGTCTTTATCTTTTAGGTCTTCAACGCTATCATCCTAATATGAGTGCAGAGTCTATTTGCAAGTTGGCGTGATGGTTCACAAAATGTATCATCATATCGGCAATTGTCCATACGTTTAGTTCCGATCAACGTAAAGATTAAATACAAAATTGGTTATTCTTTAAAGGTGGTGCTATGCCAAAGGATCAGCTCTACGAAATCTTTGGGGAGGTTATATCCTCAAAGCACTTCTTGAAGGCATTCATAATAACCGTGGCAGCTACATTCATTATGTACTTTGCCGCTCCAGCTATAGTAAAGGCACTTGGCAAAGAAGACCTCTTGAAGGCTTTGAGAGTAACTTTAAGCGCTTTGGGAGCTTTTGTAGGTTTCATAATTTCAAGCATACTAATTGAACCAAAACGGATAGTGGAGGAGGAGTAAAATGGATGTTGGGGTACTGCTTGTTCAAGCCACATTCCTGACAATTCTCTCAGTTCTCATGTACATCATAATTGGAATGATCCCCGGAACTGACGAAACTGCAACCATAGCCCCAATAACACTGGCCCTTCTTGCGGCAGGTTTCGATCCACTATTGGTTTTAGCCTGGTTCATGGGGACGATAGTTGCATTCAAAGCTGCAGATGCAGTTCCCACAGCCTTGGCAGCAATTCCCGGCGGAGTTATGGCAGTTCCCCAGGTTCCGGATGCATTGGTTGCAAGAAAATACGGTTATTCTGAGATAATTTTGAGAAAGGGCATAACGGCAAGCGTAATTGGAACAGTTGTCGCTATAGTAATTGCTCTACCCCTATCATTCTACTTAACACCGCTGGGAGACCTGCTCAAAACACAGATGGGGCCATTAAACTGGCCCGGATGGGTTTACATAATAGTTGCTGGAATAATTGTACTTGCTGTGATGTCAAAGGCAAAAATCTTGGCACTGCTTGCAATCTTCCCGTTCGCAATGCTCGTCCAGGGAATCAGAGCGGTTTATGGAAAGCCGGTCTTCATAAGCATATTTTTGGCAATCACAATTGGTCCAATCTTATATGAGCTTCTCACGCTGATCTCTCCAAACAACCACCATTTAAAGCGCGATAGCTATGCAAGAATAAAGCTTGTAAAAACCGGCAAAATAACCCTAAATCCGCTCCACCACCTGGACAGGCTTGAGGTTACACTGTCCTCAATCTTCGCCGGAATAAGCAGCATCCTCTCAGCCTTTATGAGCCCCGTTGGATTGACAATCCTCTTTGGAGACCTCATAAAGGAGGCGGAAAAAGATGAGCTTAAAGGCTCTTTAAGGGCATATGCGGTTAGAGATGCAATAAAGAACGCCACTTACATAGGGGGAACGCTCATTCCGCTGATAGCAATTGGCGTTCCAACAGGCCCAATGTCCGCTGGCCCAGCGGCGCCGTTCTTTGCAAAGCTCGATGCCTTCAATGGACTCAGTCCAAGGGATATACTTTTGCAGAGATACTCCACACCGACAATAATGCTGGTGATAGCCTATGTCACGCTGCTGGCGGCACTGCTGACCTATGTAATCCTGATAAAATATTCAAAGCCATTAACTCGCTTTGTATTCAAAAAGATACCAGCAGAGGCGTTGTACAGCACGTTTTTAGCCATAGTCCTGGTTCTCTCATACATGGAAGCCGGAATTGCCGGAATCTTTGGTTCAATTCTTGTGGGACTAATTTCAGCGACCTTTGCAAGGAACGGCGTTTCAATAGGTGTTCTGTTTATGGTTTTAGTTGCAGCCCCATATTTGGTGGGCTTGCTTTGATTATCCTTTTACCTTCAATTTTTCCACTCCCACCATTTCAGCTATCTGATTGAGCTCTTCCAGAACTTTCTTGTAAATTGGAATGCCGATCTTTAATCTTGTTTGCATCGTGAGAAAGCCCTTTTCGCCATGAATCCAGATCCTCTCAAAATCCTTATGCCTCTTCGAACTTTTCAACTCTTCAATCATCCTGCTCATCTTCTCCTTAAACTCCTCAAGCGGAACAAAAGCTTCAATATTAATCGCCATGAAGAAGTGGTCAACCTCACTGTGCCTTTCACTCGTATTCTTCACATGCCTACTCCAAGTTCCTCCACTCAGAATCCCAGCCAAAATGTCAACCATCACGCTGAGCCCATAACCCTTATGCCCACCAAAAAGCTCTCCAAAGCCCCCCAAAGGCAGCAAAGCACCGCCATTGAAAACCTTCTCCACATCCGTGGTTATATTACCCTCACTATCAATCGCCCAGCCTTCTGGGATTGGCTTTCCCTTTCTGCGGTAAACCTCAAGCTTCCCAATTGGAACCACACTCGTAGCCATATCAAGCAAAAACGGCTTATCCTTGGTTGGAGCAGCCAAAGCAATTGGATTCGTCCCCAAAAACCTCTCCACACCACCAGTTGGAGCAACCAACGGACGAGAATTCGTCATGCTGATTCCAATCATCCCCTCCACAGCAGCCATCAAAGCATAATATCCAGCAATACCATAGTGGTTACTGTTTCTAACTACAACAACACCAATTCCACTCTTTTTGGCTTTTTCAATCGCCAGCTTCATCGCCTTATAACCAACAACTTGACCTAACCCCTCATCACCATCAATCAACGCGTAGGAAGCTCCTTCCCTGACAATTCTAATGTTTGGCTTCAAATTTATTCCTCCGCTGAGAATTCCATCAACGTATCTCTTTAAACGCTGGACTCCATGACTCTCAATCCCCCTCAAATCAGCCATGATCAAATTGTCAGCAACTATTTCTGCATCTTCTTTAGGAACTCCAAGCTTCATGAGAACCTTCACGACAAATGAGAAGAGCTCATCCCTGGAAACCCTAACATAATTTTCATCAATGTAACCCTTTTCAAACATAGCACCACCGAAAAATTTTGGGCTTTGCAGGTTAAACGCTTTGTGCTAATCAAAGTTTATAAAAGAGCAAAACTAAGTTTTGAGCATGAGGACAAAGCTCATCCTGATGATCCCCATAACATTCCTAATCCTTTTCTTCTATCTCCCTCTCATCAGCATAATCCATGAAGGGCTCTGGGACAATGGATTTACGCTCAAATACCTCAAAGCTGTTCTCTCCAACAGCTATCACCGGGGAATAATCCTTTTTACCATTAAGCAGGCTTTAGCCTCAACCCTGCTCACTTTGGCTTTAGGTCTGCCTGGAGCCTACATCTTTGCAAAATATGACTTTCCAGGAAAGAGCTTTGTGAAGGCAATTCTCACTGTCCCATTCGTGATGCCAAGCATAATGGTCGCCCTTGGTTTCATCCTACTCTTTGGAAAGCAGGGCTTCTTTACACAGCTCATTGGACGGGATTTGGGAATCCTCTACTCCTGGAAAGCCATTTTAATAGCTCACGCTTTTTACAACTTTCCCATTGTAGTTCGAATGGTCTCCTCTCTTTGGCAGCGCATAAACCCCCACTATGAGGAAGTTGCAATGAGCCTTGGAGCTAAGGGGTTCACGCTTTTTAGAAAAGTTACTTTGCCAATGCTTTTGCCCGGAATCTTTGCGTCATCCATGCTCACGTTCATCTTCTGCTTCCTTAGCTTTTCAATTCCCCTTATTTTAGGAGGCTACAAGTACGCCACAATTGAAGTCGATATCTTCACTTCAATCATGACCCTGCTGGATTTCAAAGTTGGCTCTGCTTTAGCTATAATCCAAATCACCCTAAGCTTTGCATTCATGTACATCTACATCAAAAGCCTCGACATGTATGCGAAAGCTGAGGAGCAGAGAATTTTTAGACAACCTCAAAAGCTGACGTTGAAGGAGCTGGCGAGCTTAAAAGGTTTATTGATTGGAATTTACTCCCTGGTTGTATTCATATTCATAATCTCACCCCTCTTGGCAGTTCTTTATGACTCCCTGATTTTCCAGGGAAAATTCAGTCTTGAATGGTATAGGAGGGTATTCAGTGCAAAATACAACCCAATCTTTGGAGCTAACACTTTAATTGCAATCAAGAACTCACTCCTCTTTGGATTTTCAGCTGTTTTGCTATCAACAACAATCGCTTTAATTATAGCATATGCCTTACATAGATGGCAGTTTAAAGGCAAAAACATCTTTGAGGCTCTGGTAATGCTACCCCTTGGTTCCTCGGCAATAACCCTTGGTTTGGGATACATAAGAACCTTTCACAAGCCGCCGCTTGAGCTTCTTGGCACTTGGTACATCATCGTCTTTGCACACACAATCATAGCCTATCCCTTCGTTTTAAGAGCAGTCTCAGCCGTATTAAGAAAAATAAAGCCAAACCTAAAAGAGGCAGCATTGAGCTTAGGAGCAAAAGAATGGCAGGCTTTTCTTAAGGTTGAACTGCCTCTATCTTTGGGAGGAATAATCGTTGGAGCCATCTTTGCCTTTGCAATAAGCATAGCGGAGCTTGGTGCCACTTACATGCTTTATCAACCCGAATACACGACGATAACCATAGCAGTCTATAGATTTTTGAGTGCAAGACAGTGGGGAAGTGCCTCAGCTTTATCCGTCATTTTGATGATTGTCTCAGCAGTGAGCTTTATGATAATTGAGAGGATTGGTGAGGAGATATGGTGAGCGTTGAGCTTAGAGGAATCCTCAAGATACTTGGGGATTTCAGGCTTGAAATAGAAAGGTTAAAAGCTAAGGAAGGAGAGTTTCTGACGCTTCTCGGTCCTTCTGGATGCGGAAAGACAACAACCCTTAGGATAATAGCCGGTTTTGAAAAGCCAGACAGAGGGGAGGTCCTATTCAACGGCAGAATCATGAATGAAATTCCACCATATGAGCGGAACATCGGAATAGTTTTCCAAGACTATGCCCTCTTCCCACACATGACTGTTTTTAAGAACATTGCTTTTGGTTTAGAGCTTAGAAAGCTCCCAAGAGAAGAGATAGAGAAAAGAGTTCGGCAAGCTATAAAGCTGGTCGGCTTGGAAGGATTCGAGAACCGCTATCCAGAGCAGCTCAGCGGGGGACAGCAACAGAGAGTTGCACTTGCAAGGGCTCTGGTAATTGAGCCAAAAGTTCTGCTTTTGGATGAGCCATTGAGCAATCTTGATGCAAAGATTAGGGAGCGTTTAAGGGGAGAGATAAAGCGCATCCAAAAAGAGCTTGGCATAACAACAATTTATGTTACTCATGATCAGGAGGAAGCGATGGCAATAAGCGACAGAATCGCAGTGATGAACGACGGCAGAATTGAACAAGTTGGGAAGCCCCTGGAGCTCTATTATCACCCAAAAACAGAGTTCGTTGCAAAGTTTTTAGGACTGTCAAATATCATTGAGCTTGAAGCCGAAAATGGGAAAGCCTGTCTCGGAAAGCTGTGCTTCAACGTTGGCAAAGACGGAAAAGTTAGGATATTCTTCAGACCTGAAAGCGTTTACATAACTGAAGGAGACTTTGCTGAAATTGTTAGCTATGAGCTCTTGCCTGGAAGGATTAGGCTGAGATTTTCCATTGAGGATAAAGAGATAATTGCCGAACGCTTTTTAGATGAACTGCCATTTAACGTTGAAAATATGCCAAAAAGAGTTGGTGTGTATGTGAAATCGTTTGCTCTCCTTTAATTTCACGGATTTTCATAACATTCAACTCTTGGCCCATCATTATTCCGCTTCATTGTTTAACATTTTCTTGTTGAAAAACTTTAAATATTTTGCCGATTTTCAACAAATTGATGCAAATCAATAGCTCAAGGTGATTCGGATGGATGCCGTTAGGGAGGTAGAGATTGGAGTGAAGAGAAACAAGAACTGGTTTGAGGAGTACTTTGACTTCGCTTACCACAACACTGACTTGAGAACGGAGATTTTAGCCGGGATAACAACCTTCATGACAATGGCATACATCCTTTTCGTTAACCCAGCGATTTTAAGCGATGCCATTGGTAAAGACGCAATTCCTTCACTGGTTACGGCAACAGCCCTTTCAGCTGGTCTGGCAACTATCCTCATGGGGCTGTATGCAAAGAAGCCATTCGCATTGGCTCCTGGAATGGGGCTCAATGCTTACTTCACCTACGGTGTTGTAAAGGGAATGGGCTACTCATGGCAAGTGGCTTTGGCTGCCGTTTTTGTAGAGGGTTTAATCTTCATTGCACTCACCCTTACAAAAGTGAGAAGCGCTATTATACACGCAATCCCGCTCTCCCAGAAATACGCAATTGGTGCTGGAATCGGTCTGTTTCTGACAATCATCGGAATGCAGGAGGCTGGTTTTGTAGTTGACAGTCCAGCTACATTGATAACTTTCGGTGCTCAGAACGTTGCAAAGCCAGAGTTCTGGTTGGCCATATTCGGCTTGTTCTTTGCAGCAATCCTCATCTCAAGAGGCATTAAGGGAGCTTTGCTAATCTCAATCCTCACAACAACGGTAATTGGAATTGTTTTGGGTATAACACCAGCTCCTGATAGGCTATTTGCGATGCCAACGCTCAGCCACACGTTCCTCCAGATGGACTTAAGAGGTCTCTTAAGTGTTGGAGCCATCGGTGTTGTCTTTGCATTCTTCATGGTGGACTTCTTCGATACACTCGGCACAATTACTGGATTGAGTGCAAAGGCTGGCTTCCTGACAAAGGAGGGAAAAGTCCCAGATGCTGAGAAGGTTTTGCTAACAGATGCAATAGGAACAACGGTTGGTGCTGTCTTGGGGACTTCAACGGTCACAACATACATTGAGAGCGCTGCAGGTATAGAGGAAGGTGGTAGAACAGGAATGACGGCATTAGTCACTGGGGCGCTGTTCTTAGTTATTGGTCTTTTCATTTCACCAATCGCTACAGTTATTCCAGCCTATGCAACTGCTCCCGCATTGATCATAGTCGGCTACTACATGCTGAGCGCCATCAGAGGAGTTGACTTCAGCGATCCAACAGAAGCTATTCCAGCATTCTTAGTTCTCGTTACAATACCCTTCACGTATTCAATAGCAGATGGAATAGGCATGGGGTTCATAAGCTATGCAGTTGTAAAAACATTAAGCGGAAGGTACAAAGAAGTGCACCCACTGCTGTACATCTTAGCCGGCATATTCGTCTTATACTTCCTCTACCTTGGAGGAGTCTTTTGATTTCTTTTCCTCCTTTTCTATATGCTCCTTTATGAACTGCTTGATTACATAAGGGCACTGCTCCTGAATGTACTTCGCAAATTCTCTGATTCTCTCTGCTGTAATCTCGTGGACATAGTGCTCGAATTGGCAAGCATCTTCTTCAGCTATCTCTGGAGGAATACCCAAGATATTTATGAAAAACTCCGTTAACAGCAGGTGCTTAGAATAAGTCTTTTCTGCAATCTCTCTTCCTTTTTCAGTTAGCAAAATCCTATCATACTTCTCATACTCAACTAAACCTTTCTCGCTGAGCTTCTTAAGGGCATCGACAACGCTTGGAGGCCTTACCCTAAGCTTTTTGGCAATATCCTTAATCCTAATTATACCTTTTCTCTTATATAAGAGGTACATCGCTTCAAGATATTCTTCTTCTCTTTTGCTGATTTCCATTCAACCCACCCAAATTAGATTTACCTAAAGAATTTAAGTGCTTTTTGGTAACGCAGATATTAAAAACTCCAAAGCAAAACTCCAAATGGTGGTGTGTATGAAAGTTTATGAGCCGCTGATGCTGGCAATGCCGTTAGCAAAATGGATGAGTGAGTTTATCATCGAAAACAAAAAGCTCCCCACAGGAGACG
This genomic window contains:
- a CDS encoding NCS2 family permease; amino-acid sequence: MDAVREVEIGVKRNKNWFEEYFDFAYHNTDLRTEILAGITTFMTMAYILFVNPAILSDAIGKDAIPSLVTATALSAGLATILMGLYAKKPFALAPGMGLNAYFTYGVVKGMGYSWQVALAAVFVEGLIFIALTLTKVRSAIIHAIPLSQKYAIGAGIGLFLTIIGMQEAGFVVDSPATLITFGAQNVAKPEFWLAIFGLFFAAILISRGIKGALLISILTTTVIGIVLGITPAPDRLFAMPTLSHTFLQMDLRGLLSVGAIGVVFAFFMVDFFDTLGTITGLSAKAGFLTKEGKVPDAEKVLLTDAIGTTVGAVLGTSTVTTYIESAAGIEEGGRTGMTALVTGALFLVIGLFISPIATVIPAYATAPALIIVGYYMLSAIRGVDFSDPTEAIPAFLVLVTIPFTYSIADGIGMGFISYAVVKTLSGRYKEVHPLLYILAGIFVLYFLYLGGVF
- a CDS encoding diacylglycerol/polyprenol kinase family protein, which gives rise to MEARFMPLKFKSKVFSKIESRIGRRELVRKLWHISPGILGAPIILFTPKYITLFVVWFLAFIYTLQHLKLRKGWKIKVPIAEISYRQMARKDELEGNHYMGSFLFWVTMGMICTVFPKLIALAALWVSTFGDCFNAIVGQAVGGVRIPWNKNKTVIGSLTMFVVSIFALITAHKVVGASYGLGLLAFVASVATFMESLPIYSAWDEFTVPMSTAILLWLFYGGELLSTMW
- a CDS encoding carbohydrate ABC transporter permease; this translates as MRKSPDLPYILLFLSPALILVGIFVYVAVLWNIYISFTDWRGLLPSYRFVGLLQYKQLFHDPVFWTSLKNNILLLILFVPGSILMGLLLAIMLDRRIRFESGFRTIYALPFALSFVVTATLWAWMYDPSSGVLNTIFGKLHLEFLKSRWITDPKIAMYCIIIALIWQFSGYTMIIYLAGIRSIPVDHYEAAVIDGASTWQLYRYVVIPQLVKPTLSAFVVLMVFSLKAFDFIWVLTRGGPGTSTFILAVQMYKETFAKTNFAYGAAIATILLLMALAIVLPYLYWSYRGEEE
- a CDS encoding ABC transporter permease, which codes for MRTKLILMIPITFLILFFYLPLISIIHEGLWDNGFTLKYLKAVLSNSYHRGIILFTIKQALASTLLTLALGLPGAYIFAKYDFPGKSFVKAILTVPFVMPSIMVALGFILLFGKQGFFTQLIGRDLGILYSWKAILIAHAFYNFPIVVRMVSSLWQRINPHYEEVAMSLGAKGFTLFRKVTLPMLLPGIFASSMLTFIFCFLSFSIPLILGGYKYATIEVDIFTSIMTLLDFKVGSALAIIQITLSFAFMYIYIKSLDMYAKAEEQRIFRQPQKLTLKELASLKGLLIGIYSLVVFIFIISPLLAVLYDSLIFQGKFSLEWYRRVFSAKYNPIFGANTLIAIKNSLLFGFSAVLLSTTIALIIAYALHRWQFKGKNIFEALVMLPLGSSAITLGLGYIRTFHKPPLELLGTWYIIVFAHTIIAYPFVLRAVSAVLRKIKPNLKEAALSLGAKEWQAFLKVELPLSLGGIIVGAIFAFAISIAELGATYMLYQPEYTTITIAVYRFLSARQWGSASALSVILMIVSAVSFMIIERIGEEIW
- a CDS encoding ABC transporter ATP-binding protein, with product MVSVELRGILKILGDFRLEIERLKAKEGEFLTLLGPSGCGKTTTLRIIAGFEKPDRGEVLFNGRIMNEIPPYERNIGIVFQDYALFPHMTVFKNIAFGLELRKLPREEIEKRVRQAIKLVGLEGFENRYPEQLSGGQQQRVALARALVIEPKVLLLDEPLSNLDAKIRERLRGEIKRIQKELGITTIYVTHDQEEAMAISDRIAVMNDGRIEQVGKPLELYYHPKTEFVAKFLGLSNIIELEAENGKACLGKLCFNVGKDGKVRIFFRPESVYITEGDFAEIVSYELLPGRIRLRFSIEDKEIIAERFLDELPFNVENMPKRVGVYVKSFALL
- a CDS encoding Ldh family oxidoreductase, which gives rise to MFEKGYIDENYVRVSRDELFSFVVKVLMKLGVPKEDAEIVADNLIMADLRGIESHGVQRLKRYVDGILSGGINLKPNIRIVREGASYALIDGDEGLGQVVGYKAMKLAIEKAKKSGIGVVVVRNSNHYGIAGYYALMAAVEGMIGISMTNSRPLVAPTGGVERFLGTNPIALAAPTKDKPFLLDMATSVVPIGKLEVYRRKGKPIPEGWAIDSEGNITTDVEKVFNGGALLPLGGFGELFGGHKGYGLSVMVDILAGILSGGTWSRHVKNTSERHSEVDHFFMAINIEAFVPLEEFKEKMSRMIEELKSSKRHKDFERIWIHGEKGFLTMQTRLKIGIPIYKKVLEELNQIAEMVGVEKLKVKG
- a CDS encoding tripartite tricarboxylate transporter permease, yielding MDVGVLLVQATFLTILSVLMYIIIGMIPGTDETATIAPITLALLAAGFDPLLVLAWFMGTIVAFKAADAVPTALAAIPGGVMAVPQVPDALVARKYGYSEIILRKGITASVIGTVVAIVIALPLSFYLTPLGDLLKTQMGPLNWPGWVYIIVAGIIVLAVMSKAKILALLAIFPFAMLVQGIRAVYGKPVFISIFLAITIGPILYELLTLISPNNHHLKRDSYARIKLVKTGKITLNPLHHLDRLEVTLSSIFAGISSILSAFMSPVGLTILFGDLIKEAEKDELKGSLRAYAVRDAIKNATYIGGTLIPLIAIGVPTGPMSAGPAAPFFAKLDAFNGLSPRDILLQRYSTPTIMLVIAYVTLLAALLTYVILIKYSKPLTRFVFKKIPAEALYSTFLAIVLVLSYMEAGIAGIFGSILVGLISATFARNGVSIGVLFMVLVAAPYLVGLL
- a CDS encoding NAD(P)-dependent malic enzyme, with product MADNEQRKKLKEKALSFHRGNFPGNGKIEVIPKVSLKDKHDLSLAYTPGVAEPCKEIAKNPDDVYEYTSKGNLVAVVSDGSRILGLGNIGALAGLPVMEGKALLFKHFGGVDAFPIMIDEQDPDKFIEIVKAIAPTFGGINLEDIASPKCFYILERLRKELDIPVFHDDQQGTAAVVLAGLLNALKVVGKKLDETTIALFGAGAAGFATLRILTKAGVKPGNVRVVELVNGKPTVLTSDMDLEKLFPYRGWLLSKTNAEEITGGPEEAVNGADVLISFTKPGPGVIKPEWIAKMNDDAIVFPLANPVPEILPDEAKKAGAKIVATGRSDYPNQINNVLGFPGIFRGALDVRAKTITDTMIIEAAKAIASVVGDEELTEEYIIPSPLNPEVYPREARAVAEQAMKEGVARRKVSGEWVEEHTRKLREFYENVIAPVNKERKTWKD
- a CDS encoding ABC transporter substrate-binding protein, with the translated sequence MSKRRQLFVYLIIGILATAVVSGCISQKETTPTATQAQKEVLEIYHWWTAGGEKEAFDALAKKFQEKYPNIEIKANPVSGGAGVNMKMILQSLMLAGKPPDTFQVHAGYEMARYIKANQLSPIDDIWTDDMKKNYPDVIEQMVIFNNHYYAVPINVHRANVIWYNKKIFEKYGIDPASIKTIDDLFAVAEKLKKNGVTPFALGDRNKWPATQVFEVMLVAVGGIDYYQKFINGEISDNDPTLKKVLEYFVKYIEYSNPDHAAKTWDEACAMVYKGEAAMTLMGDWANGYFKAKGWKPDVDYGAIPIPAGVYDLVIDTFVLPAKAAHPDAAKKWLSFIGTVEAQNTFNPIKGSIPPRMDAPADPYDPIQKAFMKELKSPETKMIPSIAHGSAVPEAFAADLNDIISELATSKDVNKAMTEIINAMKKDLLPNKIKEWKLS